Genomic segment of Malus domestica chromosome 15, GDT2T_hap1:
tcaaaatttaaaacacacacacacacatatcagATCAGTGTTTCAGAAAACTATTCAACAACGCATAGAGATATATTTTAATGAGGGAAAACTTAACAGTACATACTAatcccaataaaaaaaaagggaactttaacgaaaagtatccggtactgttcactttaacgaaaaaacacatttttacactaaaaagtcaatcctggtactattcactttaccctttattttgtccttatcattaaaactcaaattttcaagcccttttcattagttttccttaaaaataatCATGAAAACCATAAAAGCTCAAATGTTAGATCAATTAATTGGGAAATTGAACATGAACTGAAGCTAGCCCTAATGAAATGCGTTTTAAAAATATACTCTTTTAACCAATCTTCGGAGCAGCCAAACAGACACTATCAAGCTACTTTTTCCGGCACCGAAATTAGCAAACAGACAGAGAGTGATGGAATAAAAAAAGACAGTGAGGGAGCTCATTATCGTGGAAGAACAGCAGCCGAAAGCAACAAGAAAAAGTCAGAGAGAACCGGCTAGGGTTTAACGTAGCTAATGGATTCAAGGATCCGCAGCTGGAAGTGATGTGTGGTTTGATCGACGGCTGGTTTACAGAAAATTTGTAGGGGCTTTCTATTTATCAaataaatcaattcatatatcaATGTAATCCGAAAAATTATACATAATTGAAACAGAAACATATATTGCGTAGtgtaaaatgaagaaaaaaatcatacaaaaacaaagaacacaAAGTCCAGAAGAAAATAAGAAACGCTTATCCATTACTCTAATGAATGATTACTGCATTTTATTTACGAGATTAAAAAGCAAATACGCATAAATTAGTTGAGATGCAGGAAACTGAGACGGAGGGAGGAAGCTCACCATTGTTGAAGATCAGCGGCCGATCGAAAGGAGAGCAAGTGAGAGGCAAGACTCGGCTAGGGCTAGGGTTTTTGTAGTCGGAGAATATGGAGGGGCATTGTAGTCGCTTACTCGTTTGAGTTGAGCCCTGTGGGTTGGATGGGCTAGTTCGTGGCTCAAATTTACCTAATAAATGGGCTGAATTGAACCCAGTTGGGCTTTAGGTGATGCATGCGATGACAGCGGAAATAGGGCTCATTTGAAACTTCTTGGTTGGGCTTTATTTAGATCTGAACCCTtagcttttattttattttctgtcgCTGCGAACTTTTCAACACTGCCCTTATCTTCCCTGTCTATATTGTTATACATTTGGGTCAACTATGAATAAAACATTTTCagctattttaaaagcacttccaaacgaacTCTAAATAAGTATGGGCATATAGTAAATCATCAAATTAAACTTTAATTCCAATTCCcggaaaagaaaaaagcaagTAAATTTCATCAAGCAATTGGTTGAACAGAACAATTAAGTTTACAAAGTTTAGTATACCGGGTCGTGTTCTCGGCAAAAAATTCTACAgactaaggtcatctccaaccgaagggtacAAAGGGCCacagggccgaaaatagcccgaaaaccgtctccaaccgagagccaGGCTAGAGGGCTATGGAATCTGAGAGGGCCTCACGGAATCGGAAAGGGCTGGCCACTTCCAGCTGgccagattttttttaaatgtgtcgaattttttgttggttataaccgacaagaatgctttgaattttttttttacagttttattattttttttatttacaaaatttttcctatagcttctatttttcatattttttttcctataacttttattttacaaaatttgtttcatatattttttttaaattctattttttcctataacttctatttcacaaaatttgtttcgtttttttttaattttatttttttcatataactttctaagccattatacaacattaaattaaattaagtaacatgaaacaacattaaacaatatgaaacaacattaaataacattaaccaacataaaaattatacaacataaaaaaaacatttaacaacatgaaacttaaacaacatttaagttgtagtttttaaataataaattatgtttggctctcggttggagacggttttttgtggcAGAGCTAAATGAGCCatctggccctttggccctcggttggagatagaggcaaatatggccctatactgttcattaaaatattaatatcttggagggccagagggctaaaacgagccatcggttggagatggcctaaagtCATTTCCAACCGACCCGATCAAAAGGCTAAAAATAGCTAAGAATGacacgaaaaccgtctccaaccgagggcttgGCCAAAGGGTATGTGGGCTCCATCGGGCCAAATCCCTAAATCAAGCCAGCGGGTTGGCCACTTCCAGCTAGCTAATGTCATGCTGCCATCAAGTTACTGTTggaatttgaattatttttttggatgaatttaaaaaaaaaatctatttttttcctataaatacctacacCATTCGTACAACATTGAAAGTTTAAGATAAGAAGTGTCACGTAGATAAGAATCATATCTAAAATTTGCACAACTAATTATATCTCTACACGTGACACTCGAAATCAtatccgaaaaattattaagattacataaagataagaaatctggaGAGTTGCTCACTTTAACGACACGTGTCACTTGAAATCCTATTCGAAAACTCATtgagattacataaagataagaaatctgaAGAGTTACTCACGTTAGTGACACGTGTCACTCGAAATCctatccaaaaaattattgagattatataaagataaaaAATCCGGAAGCTTATTCATTTGGCGACaagtgacactcaaaatatgttcaaaaaccttattttaatatggtagtttaatttaattaaccatatcaatttaattaaaataataaatcatGTTTGGCCTATGGTCATTTGAcctcctcggttggagatgattttttgtcaaatgactATGTTTGGCTTATAACCCCTTGAcctcctcggttggagatgatataaAGTATGATCtaatactgttcattaaaatataatttcttacaAGACTATAGGGCTAAAGAGAGCCCCTTTGACGCTCTTTCGATTGAAGATGACCTAAGGTCTTAAAAAAATATCATCATATTCTTGCACAACAAAGAGACGTGTTTCTGATTTCCTAACACTACTGATATAATCTCATCGTAAAACTACTACCAACGAATGATTACAAcaacgaaaaataaaatatgaatggGGGAATACACAACCACAAAAGCGATGAGAAAACAAATTCAAACGGCCGAGAGGCTTGCCCATTTTCCAAGTTCGTACGGATCAGCGTAGTAATACAACTTTATTTTATTGGCCAACGACAAGCCTGCCGCCACCGGTACACCTCTGGAACCGGCATCATCCTGCTCCGTTGGGTCATCGGCAAATGCTGTAATATCTCCAAGCAGTTTAAACATAATTCTGCGGGTTTGTATCTCTCGAGGGAAATCAAAGTACATCGCCGTTCCAGACTTAGCCTCCGGCAAGCGATATTCGGCAATCGGTACGATGCTGTGCGGTTCCTGTAACAACGTCTCCAGTAAGTTATCTTAAAAACACCGTAATCAATTTGGATTTTCAATTGCGCTAATTGAGCCACATCGAACTACCGTCACAAAAACctcttccatcctcaccaatcgcGTAACAATAAAGCAGGTGTAGTAAGTACCTGGACAGCAGATACTTGTATATACAGAACGGCTGGAGAGATGTGTCTCTCGTCTACAAGTGTTGCTGACGTATCCCAGATGTGTGCATTTGAAAAGGGTGAATGGGTAACCAGAGGCCTTATTGCACCAAAAGCATCAAGACGAAATCCGGCAAGCAAAGGTGATGCAGGAGAAAGATATTGCTCCAAAATAATATCATGGTCCAACAGCCTCTCAGCCTCAATGGGAACCTGAAAGAACAAAGTATGAGTATAAACGAAACTGCGcgtaataaaaaatcaataatgAATCAAAATTTTTGAATGAATAAAGCATAgaaacatgattttttttaccCTAAATCTATTCAGTGGTGGACTTCTCTCCAGCCAGCCTTTCAGATTCATCGGATCGGAGGCTTGTGATGTATCTACCATCTCTTTTTTCACCGAGCTTCCGACTACCAGTATCCTTTTGGCATGAATACAGGGTTCTCTTTCAACTTTTCCTCCAAAAGAGGCACGCCGAGTTACTTCTGCAAATGGATTTTCATCAAGAGACAAGAGATTCAAGTTGTCCAAATTAAGAGATTTTGAACCAGGTCGTTGAAGGCGTAATGTTATCCAAATAATGCGGCATCGAACTGGATTCCCAAATTCAAACTTCACATGCCTAGGTACTTCATTTTCTCTAACCGACTTTTCTGGTCCATAATATTCTGAGGAAGACGTGATCTGGGACTGCAAATCCCATTTTCCCATGCATGACCTTTCTTCTTTGTGTATTTTATTGCTGGCCCAGATTTGCACCTGTGCGAGAGGTGAATTAGTCAAAACAAATACAGACGAAATCAATGTATGTGGAGCAAAAAGGTGCACAATTCAACAATTTACGAACAAAAAGGAGATATACTACAAAGCAAGATTTTCTGAAGACGTTCAtttaccaaataaaataaaaataaagaagagaGTGTATAGACTACTTACGGTGGGAGCATCAGCCTCAGAATAACCACATGGACTAATAAGCAAAACAACCCCACTAACATCAGAAAGGGTGCCAAGAACAATAACAAACTCAACACTAGTGGTACTAGGAGGAGCTTTCCAGTATGAATGTCGTGATCCAGATTCAAGAGGAGCAAGCAATGACAAGAATGGTGCTGAATCTGCTCCCGTTTCAACCTAAAATGGTCACAACAATCATGTATAATACTGAAATCCGTAAGCAAACCGAGATGGAAATAAGACAAAAGTTTACTGGAACcctgaaacaagaaagtaaaataagtaaaaaaattaCCGAGTGTAAAAAGCTGGCAAATGGAAACTCAGCTAACGATTCCACACTGCCAAGTAATTTCTGCAGAACTTTAATAGTTCTCGGTCTATCCGGAGACTGATTCCTTTCAGAAAGACAATTCCTTACCGAATATCCAATCACTTGGTTCAAGGCCTCATGGGCAGCAGAATCTGCACGGGCACTTCTCCTCTTGCTTACCAAGACCCTGACGTAGTCCAAGATCAATGCATCAAGCACAGTATCATCGCAGCATCTTTTACAAATAACACTATCCAGCACTACTGTATGATTTGTTGAGACATCAACCTGGAAACCATGGCCTGACCCCCCCTGATTTACCACACCATTGTAACTCATGGCCTCCCTTGAGCCATAGCCTGCAACCAGAAGGGCCCCTCTCCCAGCACAACAAACTTTACATACTTTCCTTTCACATTGGGAACATAAGAAAAGAGATGGGGAAACTCCCCCTGATGATTCTGAAAAGGAAGCACGTGTAGGTGCATTAGTTTCAGCACGCACCTCACACGTGCCGCCATAACAGCGCTCACCAAAGCTAGTTATATTCCAAAAATCTATTGCAGTATCATCAGTAGTCTCAAGACCAACAGCAGATGTAATTTTGTCTTCCAAGGATGCTTGTCCAAGCAGTGCAACGGAGTTTGCAACTCTACACAATCTTCCCATGTATCGTTCATCAAGTAAAACATTAGGGTTTATAGTAGCAGGATCAGTTCCTATAGATAACAAAGCTCTATCCCTTTCAGCAGCAGAAATGTCCAGCCGAAGGCGTTCAATTTCAAGTTTCATGGCTTCCATGaagtttagttttttttccTGCAGAAAGTAGGATTCATCAATAGTGGTTCGACAAAAGATTCCAAAGGACATCCTCTTTATAAGGTAAACCGCATAATAGCATAGTGGTTCAAAGAAATAATAGAAGAGTTAGTAGCATACCATACGTGGCCCAGCAATGGATTTCAAACAATCAATGTACTGCTGAGAACTGCTATCTAAAGGTTTTCCATCATGTGATTTATGATCAGTTTCAGCACCATGATATTCAACAATAGCTTGGTCCAAGAAATCAAGCAAGTCACCTCCCTTGTCCTCAGCATTTCCTATCACTGGTGCAGCAAAGTGTTCTGAAAGCACAACCTCTCCGGTCAATAGATCAACCAAATTGTTGGCAGATGCACTTGGTTGCACTGGTACCGTCACATATTCATTAGATGAAGCACCGGAAAATGGATTGGTTTTTGACCCAGTGGAAAAAAGATTGTTTTCATTCTGAAGGTTTTTAGCTTGTTCAGGTAAACTTGCACCAGGGCCTTCGTTAGTAAATACACCCTTCCAAGGAAGAGAAACTCCAAGGACTTCTATCTGCAAATAAATTCACAAAAGAATTATCATCCACTTGCAGGTTCTGCAATACCCATCCTCTCTATACCATGTACCAGAAAATCCAAATGGCTTAAGCTTCAACCATGCTAGCTCTTCGATTCAGAACCTAAATAACTAACTGAAGAGTCATAAATCAAGGACAATGACATATCTATTAATAATTACACAAGTTGCTTTTTACCTCACCAAAAGTGATAGGGCTCTTTCCAGAGACGGCAGGATAAAATGTAAGGGCAACTACACGAGTAAGGAAGTCAAGTTCTCCTTCCAGTTCTTCAAAATCATACAATAATGGAAGGCTAGATGTATCTTGAGCATGAAGACGTGAACCAGCTCCTGTTACAGCCATATCCTCTGGACTAATTGCCCCTGTTAAGGGTATCAAGAGGTTTGTTCCATTTACACAATGAGGTATCGAAGCACCCTGTCATCAGAATCCAATAAAAGATTAGAAACTATGggagaaatcagaaattataTTAACTCAGCACAAGTAGATTTGCAACAAATGTACCACAATAcaagaaactaacaaaaaaataccaaaaccaAAGTCATGAACTTCTTTTGTATTCTATATATTTAAGCTTTGGCAACTAGGTCCCTTGCATTTCATGGCTTAACCTAGTTGTTAGTCTTTACATCAGATAGGAACTAAAAGGATCCTCATCTTGTTTTAGCTGGATACCTGGGACCACCAATTCTAAATTGAAATAAAGTTCAAAGCAAATTAAAGTTGTAGGAGCAGTGAAAGAAAGATTACAGACCTCCAATACAAGTTTTAGCCCATCTAAAGAGCGTCCTGTCCTTACGTCAACTGTTGATGGATAAGTTGAATCATCTACACCATGGGATATTGTGAGAAGAAGCTGACAAACATGGCAAGGTTCACCTAAATAGATAAAAAGTTCGACAACATCTGCGGCCTGTGGGCAAACCTGTGTGATAAAAACTACTCCAAATAAGAGACATAAAAGAATTCTGCAGAAAAAAGACCATTATGGTACAGTCAAATGTTCCACGCAATGAAAACCGAAAGAAAAAGTACCCAGACTAGATCCTTTCTCTTGAAACTCAGAAGACTGGCTCCACCATTGGAACTTGGAAACATGTTAGCAACTGGCTTAAGGAAGAAACCAGATGGTCGAGAGACGACCTGCAAGATCACAATGCTTGGTTGAGAGACTTGATGCtattacattttacaaaaaagcaaactgaaaaaaaataataatcatttATGACTTTCAAGAAAAGATCCAACAATTCAATGTAGAGAAATAGTCATGACTCATAACACAAGTGAACACCATGCAATGCAATTAACAAATAGAAATTACATGCAATCAATATATAAATCACCATGCAATGCGATTAAATTAGTAAATAAAAGTTCATACAATCAATATATAATCATTATATAAATCATGAAAGCCAGAATCTATGGAACTCAAAATGCAAAGGTATTACATTATGATCAGATCTAAACCCAAGAATCACAGGAAATTCCAGGGAAAGCCAACATTTTGGGAAGAGACACCAGTCTGTAGTCTAAATCTGATGCCAAACCCTAAATCAATAGAGTATTTCCTACAACGATCAAAACCACTGTTACATTTTACCAGTAACAAAAGGGCCTTCCAATATGCAGCTGGTGATTCCATCCATTTGTAGTTAAATGGGTTGTACTAACTTAGAATAACTTTTAAATTAATCTATGGCAGTTAAAACCTCTTGTTGCAACTTGTTAGATGAACCTAGCACAAAAAGAAgcataaaataaatgaaattattatcACCAAAATTGATCCAGAGCAGTCCCAGAATAACATACATTAAGAGGGTGAAAAGAAACTGATGGAAGATGCTTGAATAGTCTCATTCCAAGAAATATCTCCAGTTGCTTTTGACGAGAGCTGTCTACAACTGCATTTTTGTATCTCCGCTGCAAAGtaattttcatattttgtgctgcagaaaattgtttgaattttcCTGCATCGTCATTGAAGATGCTAAGGATTTGGCTATGCATAGCTTTCGAACCAGTATAAAGTGTTGCATGAATATCACCCGCAAGCAGAAAAATATCAGCAAGCTGGGATACCGGTGATAAAATTGTTGACCTCTTAAACTCCTCAAATGCCATATCAAATCTCTTCCAAGGTTTATCGGGACACGGATGCGTCCATGTTGTGGTCCTAGTGTTGTGATCAACATAAAAAGTTTTCCCTGTTACTGCATCAGATCTCTTCTCCCAGCCTGGTGGCAAAGGAGCAGTATAGCCACCATAATTACTCATTGACTGATAACCAAATGCCAAATCACTATCAAGTGATATACAAAGCCGCCTACACTGCTCCATGAAAACCTGGAGGGAGCCAAAATAACTTGCAGCATTTGTCCTATCCAAAGAATCAGCACAGTTGAAACGTATCACACCATTTTGACGTGATCTTAAGCAGAAGGCGCCTTCAAAGTCATCATTGTAGATAATTTCTCCTCTGCAGTCCTTAATTCTTTCCCGCGAAGGCAAAAAATCTCCCTCAGAAATGCCTATGGAAACAGTGTGTGCTTTTAGATGTTTCCATAATCCTTCGATGGTTTGCTGTTCACCTTTTAACTTTATACTGGCATGCCAGTCATAATTTATCAAGTGAATTCGAGTATAAGGAAGTTTTCCAGTTGACTTGATGTAGTTTAAAGATTCCTCAAAATGTTGAACTAAAATACATTCTGACTTTCCTTCTCCACTCCTAAGCAAGTTGATGCAAACAATTGGAACAAACGCTTTTCTATTCCGACTCCCCCCAAAGGCTACATCAAAATTTCGTGCATCATACCTCTTACTCAACCTCTGGTAGTACTCCGCACTTCCTTTATAAGGATCACTATCCGAAACGTATATTTCTGCTTCTGCAGCAGTAATCTTTAACTCTGCACCCCACCAAATTGGAATTGTGCCGCGTCGCCACACGTATGTGTTAAAAGGAACAGTTTGACCAGCCCTTCTAGGGACCCATACAAGTTGCTCACACTCCACTTCATTTCCTGTCAGACGTGCATTCTTCATAAGTATGAAAAGTTCACTTAAAACATAAAGTAAAAGGAGAATGATTTTCATTTAGAATGTAAATTTGTACTCCTAAAtgagaagaatacaaattacaatGTGAAGCCTTctaagcaaaaaataaaaacgaaaaagaaaCACCATAGGTTAATGaatttcataaacaaaatatCAATATGTTGTTTTTCTAAATTACTTTCTATCCTCAATATTCTGAGAAACTCCACTGGAAGTCATTGACAAAATGACACAACCATGCGTATCTTCAAATATTAAAAGTTTGAGAGTTGTAAATAACTTAATAGGTCATGTTACCTGTGCTAAAACAAGAATTCAATCCCCTAGCCAAGTACCGAGTACCAGGATGCAACCTACTACGACGAGCTATGAGAGCAACAATTCCGTCCACCTTCCCTAAGGTTCCAAAAGTTCGACACTCCGCAAAACCCTACACATTAATATCAAGTAAGAGAACAGTATGAAAGGGTTAACTTTACATCTAATCACATAATTCCTTATGCTATCTTCAGATCTTAACAACAATTTAACTTCTTCTTTTGCTCAGTCATATTCAATGAAGGCAAAATTGAGCACCTATTATAGATAAGTTCAACAACTTGTTGCCTAATATAATAGTTATGAAATCTATGCCGCTATCAGTGGTAAATAATATGTACTCAAAGAGCTGCATAAGTGCGTATAAATTTAAGTACAAGTAAAAGCAGAGTTGAACCAGTTGGCTATAATTAGCATATCGTGCATAGACTTGAACAATCACCATCACTAAATCGAGGTACTAGGGTAAGAAATCAGATAGTTAGATAAGGATCAGGTGAAAGAAGATAATAGTCAGATAAGCATCAATTTGAAGATACCAAGGAAGAAGCAAAACCTGCAGAAGAGTGACACAATGCTGCGACAACCCAATGTTTTTGAAAGGCATCGAGAACCAGGCGTTCCAAACAAATTCATCATCGGGCTCACGCAAGCTCATACGGCTAGGAAATGGTCGAGTGATATCCCTTGCCTCACAAAAGTAGTGCTTCCCATTAATGTCAAGATCAGTTAATTCATTAACATTCTTTTCTTCTCCTTTCCCTTG
This window contains:
- the LOC103456360 gene encoding probable phosphoinositide phosphatase SAC9, which translates into the protein MESAGGGIRETSVIVVTLDTGEVYIIASLSSRLDTQVIHVDPTTGVLRYNAKPGFDVFKSEKEALDYITDGSHWSCRSTTYAHAILGYAALGSIGLLLVATKLTASVPNLPGGGCIYTVTESQWIKIQLQNPQPQGKGEEKNVNELTDLDINGKHYFCEARDITRPFPSRMSLREPDDEFVWNAWFSMPFKNIGLSQHCVTLLQGFAECRTFGTLGKVDGIVALIARRSRLHPGTRYLARGLNSCFSTGNEVECEQLVWVPRRAGQTVPFNTYVWRRGTIPIWWGAELKITAAEAEIYVSDSDPYKGSAEYYQRLSKRYDARNFDVAFGGSRNRKAFVPIVCINLLRSGEGKSECILVQHFEESLNYIKSTGKLPYTRIHLINYDWHASIKLKGEQQTIEGLWKHLKAHTVSIGISEGDFLPSRERIKDCRGEIIYNDDFEGAFCLRSRQNGVIRFNCADSLDRTNAASYFGSLQVFMEQCRRLCISLDSDLAFGYQSMSNYGGYTAPLPPGWEKRSDAVTGKTFYVDHNTRTTTWTHPCPDKPWKRFDMAFEEFKRSTILSPVSQLADIFLLAGDIHATLYTGSKAMHSQILSIFNDDAGKFKQFSAAQNMKITLQRRYKNAVVDSSRQKQLEIFLGMRLFKHLPSVSFHPLNVVSRPSGFFLKPVANMFPSSNGGASLLSFKRKDLVWVCPQAADVVELFIYLGEPCHVCQLLLTISHGVDDSTYPSTVDVRTGRSLDGLKLVLEGASIPHCVNGTNLLIPLTGAISPEDMAVTGAGSRLHAQDTSSLPLLYDFEELEGELDFLTRVVALTFYPAVSGKSPITFGEIEVLGVSLPWKGVFTNEGPGASLPEQAKNLQNENNLFSTGSKTNPFSGASSNEYVTVPVQPSASANNLVDLLTGEVVLSEHFAAPVIGNAEDKGGDLLDFLDQAIVEYHGAETDHKSHDGKPLDSSSQQYIDCLKSIAGPRMEKKLNFMEAMKLEIERLRLDISAAERDRALLSIGTDPATINPNVLLDERYMGRLCRVANSVALLGQASLEDKITSAVGLETTDDTAIDFWNITSFGERCYGGTCEVRAETNAPTRASFSESSGGVSPSLFLCSQCERKVCKVCCAGRGALLVAGYGSREAMSYNGVVNQGGSGHGFQVDVSTNHTVVLDSVICKRCCDDTVLDALILDYVRVLVSKRRSARADSAAHEALNQVIGYSVRNCLSERNQSPDRPRTIKVLQKLLGSVESLAEFPFASFLHSVETGADSAPFLSLLAPLESGSRHSYWKAPPSTTSVEFVIVLGTLSDVSGVVLLISPCGYSEADAPTVQIWASNKIHKEERSCMGKWDLQSQITSSSEYYGPEKSVRENEVPRHVKFEFGNPVRCRIIWITLRLQRPGSKSLNLDNLNLLSLDENPFAEVTRRASFGGKVEREPCIHAKRILVVGSSVKKEMVDTSQASDPMNLKGWLERSPPLNRFRVPIEAERLLDHDIILEQYLSPASPLLAGFRLDAFGAIRPLVTHSPFSNAHIWDTSATLVDERHISPAVLYIQVSAVQEPHSIVPIAEYRLPEAKSGTAMYFDFPREIQTRRIMFKLLGDITAFADDPTEQDDAGSRGVPVAAGLSLANKIKLYYYADPYELGKWASLSAV